The DNA region CTTTCTGCTCGATTATATTCGCGAGCTGATCAACAGCGTGGATCGCAGTGAGCTTTCTGTCAGCAAATATGTGCTTGCCCGCCAAAACGGATGTCAGACGAGGCTATAGGAGGAAAACGCCATGAGACAACAGATCCTGAACCTTTTTACCACACCCCGCGATATGTCGTGGGAGGATATTCTGCTCAATATCGTCCTGGCCGCCGTGCTGGGCTTTTTTATCTTCCTGTCCTACGCCATCTCCCACCGCGGGACGATCTACAGCCGCAAGTTCAACGCCTCACTCGTCATTCTCGCGGTGCTGACGGGGACGGTCATGACCGTCATCGGCAACAACATCGCGCTGTCTCTCGGTATGGTGGGCGCGCTGTCCATCGTCCGCTTCCGCACCGCCATCAAGGACTCGCGCGATACGGTTTATATCTTTTGGTCCATCATTGTCGGCATCTGCTGCGGCGTGGGCGATTATGCCGTGGCCTGCATCGGCAGCGCCGTGACCTTCACGGTGATCCTGCTGCTCGGCTGCATCAAGAGCGATAACCGGATGCTGCTCATCATCCGCGCCCACCGCAGCAAGCAGGAGCCGATCAAGGCGCAGGTCTACAAACTCTTTCGCGCCAAAGCGACGCTGCGTGTGGAAAACACGACGGAGGATACGGTCGAACTGATCTACGAGATCACGCAAAAGCTCCTGCGCCGCGCGGAGCAGACAACGCCGGACATTCCCGGCAGCATCTATTCGCTGGGAAGCATCGATTATGTCAATCTTGTCATGCAGAACGACGAGGTGTCGAACTGAGAAACCGGAAAGAGGGGAGCGGAGACGAACATGAAATACAAGCGAATGGCTCTTGCGGCCTGTGCGCTGCTGCTCCTCCTATCCGCAACAAACCTGTCAGCCGTGCTGACCGATGAGCACCCACGCTATCATCAGCATCTTGAGCGCCCCGCCTACACGCCCTGCGCCGAGCATGACGGCGAGACGCTCTGCACGCATCTGCCGCTCGTGCTCATCGACACCGGCGGCACGGAGATCCCCGGCGTTCCCATCCAGAGCGGCGGCAGCGGCCGTGAGGACGATGCTTTCACCACCACCGCAGACGGCAGTACACTGCTGCGCGCGTCCGTCTCGGTGGTGGATCATGCCGAGGGCAACAATCACCCCGCCGACACGCCGACGCTTCAGAGCGTCATTGACATTCGAGTGCGAGGCAACTCCTCGCGCTATTTTGATAAGCACAGCTATCTTGTCAAGACGCTGACGGACGACGGTGCGGCCTCGCGCGATGTCGCCATGCTGGGGATGGATGCCTTCGACGAGTGGGCGCTGCATGGGCCGTACCTCGATAAGACACTCATCCGCAATTATATGTGGTACAATCTTGCGGGCGAGATCATGGACTACGCGCCGAATGTGCGCTTCTGCGAGGTACTGCTCAACGGAGTGTATCAGGGGCTTTATGTTATGACGGAGACTGTCAGCTCCGGCGCGGATGCCCGCTTGAAGCTCACGGAGCCGTCGAAGGACACGGTGCAGACGAGCTATGCTCTGCGCCTTGACCGCGGCAGCGGCAACGAGGTCAAAAACATTGAGGCCTTCTCCCAATACGCCCTGCGAAATCTGCAGGATATGGACATCGTCTATCCGGGAACAAAATGGCTTACGCCGGAGCGCGCGGCGTGGATCGCACAGGATTTCTCCGACTTTGAAAAGTCACTCTACTCCTATGACTATGATACCGAGCCCTATGCATGGTGGGAGCAGGCGGACATGAGCTCTTTCGTGGACTACTTTATCCTCAACGAGTTTACCTGCAACTATGATGCGGGCTGGCTTTCCACCTATATCTACAGGGATGTGCGCGGCAAATACAAAATGTGCATCTGGGACTTCAACTCCGCCTGTGACAACTACAGTCATCCGGTCACAGAGCCGCAGCATTTTGAGCTGCAATACAATGTCTGGTACTATATGCTCAGCAAGGACGAGGACTTTATAAACGCCGTGATCGAGCGCTACCGTGCGCTGCGGCAGGGTGTCCTGAGCGATGCATATCTCAACGACTATATGGATGCCGTGGTGGAATGGCTCGGCCCCGCCATCGACCGCAATTTCTCCGTCTGGGGCTACGCGCTGGATAAGGATATGATCTCACCCGCAGGGCGAAACCCGCACACGCACACCGAGGCCGTCGCGCAGATGAAGCGCTTCTGCGCGGAGCGCGGCGCGTGGATGGATGAGCACATCGACATTCTGCGCCAATACAGCCACGAATCCAAAAATAAGAAATTCAACCACTGAGAAAGCGAGGGCGGAGCCGTGAAAAAATTTATCATTGCACTTTCCGCTCTGATCCTGCTCTATCTTGCTTATGACACGGCGCGCTACCGGCTGGGATGGTACATCGACCTGAAACCGGACGAGCCGGTGACGGCCTTTATGACCACGGATACGCAAAGCATTTACATGGATCGCGGCAGCGGTCCCGAGCCGTTTATCGTTAAGGGCGTAAACCTCGGCGTGGGCATCCCGGGCGAGTGGGCGACGGACTACGCCGTCAGCAAGGAGACCTATCTGCGCTGGTTTGCCCAGATGCAGGAGATGGGCGCCAATACCGTACGCGTTTACATTACGCTGCATGACGATTTTTATAATGCCTTCTATGAATACAACACGCTGCGCGAGGAGAACGGCGAGGAGCCGCTCTGGCTGATCCATGGCGTGTGGGTCAACGACTATGTGCAGAATTCCCACCGCGACGCCTACGATAAGGACTTTCTCGATGCGTTTATCAAGGACGGGCGCACGCTGGTCGACGTCCTGCATGGCAACAAGAAGATCTCGCTCGGGCGGGGCACGGGATCGGGCTTTTACAATAAGGATGTTTCCCGCTGGGTCATCGGCTATATTCTCGGTGTGGAGTGGGAGGATGTGACCGTCACCTACACCAACCACAAATACCCCGATCTGCCGCCCTATCAGGGCGCGTACCTCTCCGCGACGGAGGACGCCTCTGCCTTTGAGTCCATGCTGGCGCAGGTGGGCGACCGGATCATTGAATACGAGAGCCGCCGCTATAAGAGCCAGCGGCTTGTGGCGTTTTCCAACTGGCCGACCACCGATCCGTTCCTCTATCCGGAGGATATCACGACCTTTTTTATGAAGTGCGCGCAGGTGGATGTGGAGCATATCCGTGCGGAGGACGCCTTTCTTGCCGGGCAATTCGTTTCCTATCATGTCTATCCCTACTATCCCGACTATCTCAACTATATCCTCAACCCCGCGGTGATGGACCGCACGCCCATCTGGGACGGCAAGGCCGTCATCTCCCGTGTGGAGACCGGTCCCGGCACGCCCATCGGTTCCGTGCTGCGCCAATCGGACTTCTACGATGAGACCGGCGCGGCGAACACCTACCTTGCCTATCTGCGCGCCCTGCGGCGGCATCACACGATGCCCGTCGTCATCTCCGAGTTCGGCGTTTCCACCGGGCGCGGCATGGCGCAGATCGACCGGAACACCGGACGCAATCAGGGCCATATGTCCGAGCAGGAGCAGGGGCAGGCGCTCGTGGACTGCTGGGGCGACATCACCGCGGCAAACTGCGCGGGCGGCTGCGTCTTTACCTGGCAGGACGAGTGGTTCAAGCGCACCTGGAACACCATGCACGCGGTGAACCTGCAGCGCACGCCCTACTGGAGTGACTACCAGACGAACGAGCAATACTTCGGGCTTCTCTCCTTCGACCCCGGCGCGGAGGAATGCAGCGCGTATGTGGACGGCGATCTCAGCGAGTGGACGGAGGAGGATAAACTCTTCGATACCGGCACGCGCGCCCTTTCGATGAAATACGACGAGAAGTTCATCTATCTGCTCGTCTATGAAAAGGGCTTTGCGAACGGACAGAAAACGCTCTACATCCCCATCGACACCACGCCCAAGACGGGCAGCACCTACTGCGAAAACTTCGGCCTGCGCTTTGAGGACCCGGTGGACTTCGTCCTCGCCATCGACGGCAGGGACAACAGCCGCCTCCTGGTGCAGGAGCGCTACGAGGTGCTGCGCGCTATGTTTTACCACGAAACCCACGACGCGGACGCCTACCTCGACCCGCCCGACGCGGACACGCCGCTTTTCAAACCCATCGACCTGATGCTCCAGACGGCGACGCCGCTGCTCACGGGCAACTGGCAGGCAAGCACTGAGACCTACGAGACGGGCGATCTTGCCTACGGCAACGCGAACCCCGCCGCGCCGGACTACGATTCCCTCGCGGACTTCATCTTCGCGGGCGACTATGTGGAACTGAAGCTTCCCTGGCAGCTTCTGAACTTTTCAGACCCCTCGCGCATGACCATCCACGACGATTACTATGAAAACTACGGCGTGGACTACATCACCATCGACACGATGTACCTTGGTCTTACCGACGGCGCGGCGCAGGAGCGCACGCCGCTCTATCCCGCGGCGCTCAAGGGCTGGGGCAATACAGTCAGCTATCACGAGCGGCTCAAGCCCTCGTACTACATTCTGCAAAAGCTCTGGCAGTAAAACACATGAGAAAGGAAGAACGCCGGTGTTTGTTCAAATTCTGATCTACACCTATCTCGGCATCTGCGCCGGCATGATCCTCTTTAACATTGCAACGGCGCTCCTTTCGCGGCGCAGGGAGCATCGTTCCTTCTGCGACGGCATCCGCCTTGAGCTGACGGTCTCGCAGGAGCTTGACCGTCTTGCGGAGACCGGAGCGGTCAGCGAGAGGCATCTGCGCTTCATGGAGCGCAGACTGCGCCGCGTGAACGGCATGGCGGCCTTTGACGCCGCGCTGGAGCGCCTGCGCGTGAGGCGGCCAGAGCTGACCCGCTCCTATCTGACGGCGCTTAACGGTGTGATGATCACGCTGGCAGAGGATTACTGCCGCCGCGATGAGATCGAGGCGGCGTACTTCCCCTACATCATCAAGAAATACCAGCTGCTCGGCGGCGCGGACGACGCGCCGCTCAAGGAGGAGCTGCTCAAACTGCTGAACGAGCCGAGCATCTACTGCCGCGAGAACGCCATGCAGGCGCTCTACACCTCGGGCGACGCGCAGATCATCGTGCGCGCGCTGCGCATCATCGACGCGAGCAGCCTCTACTACAACCCCAAGCTCCTTGCCGACGGACTTTTGAACTTCAACGGCGACGAGACGGAGCTTTCCGAGGCGCTGTGGGCGGCGTTTGAGGATTTCAAGGTCTGGATGCAGGTGACGATCCTCAACTATTTCCGCTTTTCCTCCGGCGCGCACTGTGAACGGGTGCTCGCGCTCCTCAACGACGGCGCGCGGGACGACGAGCTGCGCTTTTCCTGCCTGCGCTATTTCGGTCGCTACCCCTATGAGCCGGTCTATCCCGATCTGCTGCGCTATGCGACGCCCTCGGAAAACGCGCGCTGGGAGTACGCCGCCATCGCCTCGTCGGTGCTGGCGAGCTATCCGGGGGAGCAGACCCTGACGACGCTCAAGCAGAACCTGTATCATCCCAACTGGTATATCCGCTTCAATGCCTCGCAGAGCCTGGAGCGGCTTGGCTGCGGCTACCGTGATCTGATCGACGTGATCGAGGGGCACGACCGCTACGCCTCCGAGATCCTGCGCTATCGCTTTGATGTGCGGGAGCTGGAGGAGCGAAAGGAGGACGCAGTATGTACGACGGTATAAAGCTGTTTCTTGAGTGGGTGGGCTATTTCTTTATCGCCTATCTGATCGGCTATTCGACCTTTTTGTTCCTCTCGGTCATCGTCGGCTCCCTCGACCTCTATAAGAGGAACCGGCAGGAGAAGTTCAAAAGC from Vescimonas fastidiosa includes:
- a CDS encoding DUF4956 domain-containing protein encodes the protein MRQQILNLFTTPRDMSWEDILLNIVLAAVLGFFIFLSYAISHRGTIYSRKFNASLVILAVLTGTVMTVIGNNIALSLGMVGALSIVRFRTAIKDSRDTVYIFWSIIVGICCGVGDYAVACIGSAVTFTVILLLGCIKSDNRMLLIIRAHRSKQEPIKAQVYKLFRAKATLRVENTTEDTVELIYEITQKLLRRAEQTTPDIPGSIYSLGSIDYVNLVMQNDEVSN
- a CDS encoding HEAT repeat domain-containing protein; this translates as MFVQILIYTYLGICAGMILFNIATALLSRRREHRSFCDGIRLELTVSQELDRLAETGAVSERHLRFMERRLRRVNGMAAFDAALERLRVRRPELTRSYLTALNGVMITLAEDYCRRDEIEAAYFPYIIKKYQLLGGADDAPLKEELLKLLNEPSIYCRENAMQALYTSGDAQIIVRALRIIDASSLYYNPKLLADGLLNFNGDETELSEALWAAFEDFKVWMQVTILNYFRFSSGAHCERVLALLNDGARDDELRFSCLRYFGRYPYEPVYPDLLRYATPSENARWEYAAIASSVLASYPGEQTLTTLKQNLYHPNWYIRFNASQSLERLGCGYRDLIDVIEGHDRYASEILRYRFDVRELEERKEDAVCTTV
- a CDS encoding CotH kinase family protein, whose translation is MKYKRMALAACALLLLLSATNLSAVLTDEHPRYHQHLERPAYTPCAEHDGETLCTHLPLVLIDTGGTEIPGVPIQSGGSGREDDAFTTTADGSTLLRASVSVVDHAEGNNHPADTPTLQSVIDIRVRGNSSRYFDKHSYLVKTLTDDGAASRDVAMLGMDAFDEWALHGPYLDKTLIRNYMWYNLAGEIMDYAPNVRFCEVLLNGVYQGLYVMTETVSSGADARLKLTEPSKDTVQTSYALRLDRGSGNEVKNIEAFSQYALRNLQDMDIVYPGTKWLTPERAAWIAQDFSDFEKSLYSYDYDTEPYAWWEQADMSSFVDYFILNEFTCNYDAGWLSTYIYRDVRGKYKMCIWDFNSACDNYSHPVTEPQHFELQYNVWYYMLSKDEDFINAVIERYRALRQGVLSDAYLNDYMDAVVEWLGPAIDRNFSVWGYALDKDMISPAGRNPHTHTEAVAQMKRFCAERGAWMDEHIDILRQYSHESKNKKFNH